TTTTTCCGGATGCTGCGTTCATTCGCTGAACATGCCATTCCCTGCAGGGCCTGCAATTGGCGTTGCACCAGTTGGTACCGGTTGCCCGCCAGGGCCAGGGAGGCTTTGACTGGGTAATCCCTGCCAAGCAGGTAATACAGGTCTTCAAGAGCATGCTGTAATTTTTCCTGCGATTCGGGATCCCCAAAAAGTAAATCATCGGCAGCATTCATTGCTGTTGAACTCCGGCTTGTCATGGTGCAAAATTAAGCAAGTCCCCATTATAGTGGGTTTATTGTCAATTTTGTCACAAACCGATCCGTGTTAATAAAAAATACCCATAAGCCTTAAGGTGATAGGAATGAAATTTGTTACATCAAAGGACCATTTTTCGCGTAGCATTAACCATTATACATTAACCTAATATGTACGTTGCAAACACGCACCTTAAGCCTGTGATCGGTATTGATCTTCATTTTGTGAATACACCGATTCCCTTTGTCCCGCTTCCTCACCCTTATATCGGGTTGGTTATTGATCCCTTCGACTATATTCCTTTTATTGGCGCCACGGTAAAAATAAACCATGTGCCGCGTGGTAACACTGATACCGCCGGCATGATCATCACGTTTGTGCATATACCATTTGGGATTGGTTTTTCCCTGGTGCCGGTTATTGGACATGACAGCCAGAATTTCTTTGGCAGCAAAACGGTGTCGATCGATGGCGCGCCTATGAGCGGGGCGGGGTATATGTTGATGACCTGTAACGACATTGGTTTACCGCTTTCGTTCAAACCCGGTAAGAAATTCAAACCCATTCCATCCTTATACCTGCCCACTTCGTATTGTATTCCCCTGCAATGGGGCAAACCGGTGCTCGTTGGCGGACCGCTGGTGCCAAACTTCAGCCTGATGGCTTTGCTAAAAGCGTTTGTGTTTGGCTGTTTTCTGAAAATAGTGGGTAAAATAGGCGGCAAACTGCTGAAGGCGTTAAACAATAAACTGCTCAAGAAATTTCCTTCTACCAAGAAGCTAAGCGACCGGCTGTGTAAAATGGGTTTCGACCCGGTTGACCTTATCACCGGCCGGGTAAATTATACGTACACCGATATTGAATTGCCGGGGCCTATTCACTTTAAACTTACCCGTAGCTGGGATAGCGATTCTGCGATAAAAGGTCCGTTGGGCCATGGCGTTCACCTGAGTTATGACCGTTGGATAGCCGAATGGCAGGAGGACGATTGTTTTTCATTGATGATGGCCGATGGCCGGCTGATAGCTTTCCCATTGTTGGCTGCTGGCGGGGAGTTTTATCATCCGCAGGAAAAAGTTTTGATCCGCCGTAAACAAAATGGCCATTTCCTGCTGGAAGATTATAATGACAATTGTTACTATCATTTCAACTACGATATACAACCCGGCACCTGGCGATTGTCGTTTATTGAGAATTACAGCGGCAACCGGATCCAGTTGCATTATACCGGACATCGCTTACAGGCGATTACCGACTCTGTTGGCCGGCAATTGTTCTTTACAACAGATAAACAACATCGCATTACCCACGTAACGCTCAAACACAAAACAATTGAGCGGATTCTCGTAAGGTATAGCTATAATGAAGCCGGTGACCTGGCAACTATTGCCGATGCATTGAACCAGGCAGTACAATTGGAATACCGCGATCACCTGATGGTAAAAAAGAGGGATCGGAATGGCCAGTCGTTTTACTGGGAGTATGACGATGCCGGGCGTTGTGTTCATACCTGGGGTGATGGCCGCCTGCTGGAAGGATTTATACAATATGGTAAAGGATATAATGAAGTGACTAATTCGCTGGGCGAAACCACCGTTTATTATTTTGATGAAAATAACCTGTGTATTCAGCAAACCGATCATTATGGCAACCACAAATACACGGAGTATACCGATGATTTTGAGCTGTACCGGGAAATTGATGAAGCCGGCAATATAACCGGGTATAAATACAATGAGCGGGGTTTACTGCAGGAAAAAACATTCCCGGATGGCAATAGCATCCAATATCATTACAACGAATACAATCAGCCGGTTCTAACTATTAACCCCGATGGCAGTAGTCAGGCCCGGGGTTATGATGAAGCCCGCCGTCTGCAATTTGTAAATTATCCCAACGGAAAAACGATCACTTACGAATACAATGAAGAAGGACAATTAGCAGCGGTTATTGAAACCGGTAACCGTAAAACGTTGTTGCAGTATGATGAAGATGAGAACCTCGTGAGTCTGCAATGGCCCGATGGTTCGCAGGCCAGGTGGAAGTTTGATGCCATGGGCAACTGTATCCAAACTACCAATACATCAGGTCACGTGCGCCAGTTTCAGTATGATGAATTGAACCGTTTACACAATATTTACCTGCCCGATGGCAATACGGTAAGGTTAGCGTACAATGGCTATGAGGAAGTGGTTCGGGCGGCAGATAAACACCATGCTGTTCAGTTTGAATATACCCCATTGGGAAAACTGACCAAACGAAAAGAGCAAAAGAGCGAACAACAGTTCCTGTACGATACGGAACAACGGTTGCAGGCAGTGGTGAATGAAGCAGGACGACACTATGTTTTTCAGTATAACAAGCGCGGAGAAGTTATCAAAGAAACGGGGTTTGGCGGTTTGCAGCAACAATTTGAAAGGGATGCTACCGGCAGGGTTGTTAAAATTGTACGGCCTGGGGGCCGGTTTACCAATTATGAATACGATGCCAATGGCCGGGTTATTCGAGCGGAGTATGAAGATGGCAGCTGGGAGCTTTTCTCGTACGATAGAAATGGCAACCTGCAGGAAGCTATTAATGAACACAGTCATGTTCAATTTACCCGCAATAAAATGGGGCTGGTTGAAACCGAAGCGCAGAACGAATACCTGGTGCAAAGTCAATATAATAAAATGGGCGAGCGCATCCAGGTGACCAGCAACCTGGGCGCCGCAATTCAATTACAGCGCAACAAACTGGGACAGGTAACCAAGCTACAGGCGAAGCAGCATGACCTGATGTGGGAAGCGCAGCTGAAATATAACCAGGCAGGGCAGGAGGTAGAAAGATCATTACCCGGGAACCTCATCAGCGAATGGCAATATGATCAGGCCGGTCGCCCCGGTGAAC
The Niastella koreensis GR20-10 genome window above contains:
- a CDS encoding RHS repeat-associated core domain-containing protein: MYVANTHLKPVIGIDLHFVNTPIPFVPLPHPYIGLVIDPFDYIPFIGATVKINHVPRGNTDTAGMIITFVHIPFGIGFSLVPVIGHDSQNFFGSKTVSIDGAPMSGAGYMLMTCNDIGLPLSFKPGKKFKPIPSLYLPTSYCIPLQWGKPVLVGGPLVPNFSLMALLKAFVFGCFLKIVGKIGGKLLKALNNKLLKKFPSTKKLSDRLCKMGFDPVDLITGRVNYTYTDIELPGPIHFKLTRSWDSDSAIKGPLGHGVHLSYDRWIAEWQEDDCFSLMMADGRLIAFPLLAAGGEFYHPQEKVLIRRKQNGHFLLEDYNDNCYYHFNYDIQPGTWRLSFIENYSGNRIQLHYTGHRLQAITDSVGRQLFFTTDKQHRITHVTLKHKTIERILVRYSYNEAGDLATIADALNQAVQLEYRDHLMVKKRDRNGQSFYWEYDDAGRCVHTWGDGRLLEGFIQYGKGYNEVTNSLGETTVYYFDENNLCIQQTDHYGNHKYTEYTDDFELYREIDEAGNITGYKYNERGLLQEKTFPDGNSIQYHYNEYNQPVLTINPDGSSQARGYDEARRLQFVNYPNGKTITYEYNEEGQLAAVIETGNRKTLLQYDEDENLVSLQWPDGSQARWKFDAMGNCIQTTNTSGHVRQFQYDELNRLHNIYLPDGNTVRLAYNGYEEVVRAADKHHAVQFEYTPLGKLTKRKEQKSEQQFLYDTEQRLQAVVNEAGRHYVFQYNKRGEVIKETGFGGLQQQFERDATGRVVKIVRPGGRFTNYEYDANGRVIRAEYEDGSWELFSYDRNGNLQEAINEHSHVQFTRNKMGLVETEAQNEYLVQSQYNKMGERIQVTSNLGAAIQLQRNKLGQVTKLQAKQHDLMWEAQLKYNQAGQEVERSLPGNLISEWQYDQAGRPGEHKIAQGRVTQSWKKYTWDANDRLTNVFEAIAQGNTHFKYDVLGNLVFAQYADNRIVCRAVDASGNIYETRDQSDRRYNSAGALLESKQHLYKYDVEGRLINKTNKTNGQQTNYEWFANGRLKKITPANGKEVLFTYDALGRRISKTTAGKITRWVWDNDKPLHEWMYATNEKPRAVVSEWGEITYDKIEPNPANGFDKTNAITWIFDEGYHSLAAKIVNGQSYSIIGDHLGTPYCMYDAAGKAVWEGALDIYGRTKILKGKNSELPFRYAGQYEDVETGLYYNRFRYYDPEAGIYISQDPIRLLGGKQLYGYVNDPTVKVDIFGLSGFDPFSVGEITHFPDNIMFGQGRCAPQFSSIGSQAADEIVGQPVRAVGEAIGRGDLSPDVLVISYTKRPTGEIVTLNNRGLAALTIAGKNPEYAVYVPFDKVPPHLKSDPPSHSIDLTMNKDGSGFMEKVTRCK